The following proteins are co-located in the Kiritimatiellaceae bacterium genome:
- a CDS encoding PAS domain-containing protein: MAAYLIGLYVFCEWIGRFLFLWMVPDTTYLSHLLAALVVAFSVVPAHGWMQTVSHRLFASADLLNVDEVLVRAAHVFQEVSTEENLTDQFSGLVRDAFGVSAVFLLRAQSGGSYKQFYPADEKKLVLKSESSIIKLLKRDHEPFTADTLDRMRPTPAVIGAKGDLDAFGAVLALGIFLRNDLKSVLLLGSKKSGRIYDLRDQRALQLLCDQLAVALENASLYTTVQNGKIYNEILLDSLTSGIVAVNSDHMVTVFNRRAQKLTGLDESAVVDRPMNVLSPALVEGLEAILNTQAGFRDRDMSIPLDGEEVPIRVSGSIFRGHTGNLLGALVVFNDMTTLKKMEEQIRRTDRLSSIGTLSAGMAHEIKNPLVTIKTFTQLLPQQHNDADFRHTFFDLVGQEVKRIDTIVNRLLNFARPAKASLKPVSLHEIIENSLRLAEQQLAQHAIKLERNLGAKRHIIEADAEQLNQTFVNFFLNAVHAMEKGGALTVRTANVNIPLMSGAQSGDCIQVDIQDTGCGIAPENLSKIFDPFFTTKEDGVGLGLSVSHGIIQEHNGVIDVESEKGKGTVFRVQFPLLKTQEKKEE, from the coding sequence CTGATAGGGCTGTACGTTTTTTGTGAGTGGATTGGTCGCTTCTTGTTTCTATGGATGGTTCCTGATACGACCTATCTTTCTCACCTGCTGGCGGCGCTGGTTGTGGCGTTTTCTGTAGTTCCGGCGCACGGCTGGATGCAGACCGTTTCGCATCGTCTTTTTGCATCGGCCGACCTTCTAAATGTTGATGAAGTCCTCGTCCGTGCGGCGCATGTTTTTCAGGAGGTTTCAACAGAAGAAAATTTGACCGATCAGTTTTCCGGACTGGTCAGGGATGCGTTCGGGGTGAGTGCCGTATTTCTGCTGAGAGCTCAGAGCGGAGGATCTTATAAGCAGTTTTATCCTGCGGACGAGAAGAAGCTCGTGCTTAAATCCGAAAGCTCGATCATCAAATTGCTGAAGAGAGATCACGAGCCTTTTACCGCCGACACGCTGGATCGCATGCGGCCGACACCGGCTGTTATCGGTGCCAAAGGTGATCTGGATGCATTCGGAGCGGTTCTGGCTCTCGGAATATTTCTGCGGAATGATCTGAAATCCGTTCTCCTGCTTGGATCTAAAAAGTCCGGACGCATTTATGACCTTCGAGATCAGCGGGCGTTGCAGCTTCTTTGCGACCAGCTGGCGGTGGCGCTGGAAAATGCAAGTCTCTACACCACGGTTCAAAACGGAAAAATTTATAACGAAATTCTGCTCGATTCGCTCACCAGCGGTATCGTAGCGGTTAATTCCGATCACATGGTTACAGTGTTTAATCGGCGCGCTCAAAAGCTGACAGGACTGGATGAGTCCGCCGTAGTGGACCGCCCCATGAATGTGCTGTCGCCAGCTTTGGTTGAAGGACTGGAAGCAATTTTGAATACACAGGCCGGATTCCGCGACCGGGATATGTCCATTCCGCTTGATGGCGAAGAAGTTCCAATCCGCGTTAGCGGTTCCATATTCCGCGGGCACACCGGGAATCTTCTTGGCGCGCTGGTGGTATTTAACGACATGACCACATTGAAGAAAATGGAGGAGCAGATCCGCCGCACCGATCGTCTTTCAAGCATCGGGACGCTTTCGGCAGGCATGGCGCACGAAATTAAAAACCCGCTGGTTACCATCAAAACCTTCACCCAGCTTCTTCCTCAGCAGCATAACGACGCCGACTTCCGTCACACGTTCTTTGATCTGGTCGGCCAGGAAGTGAAGCGTATTGATACCATCGTTAACCGGTTGCTCAACTTTGCCCGCCCGGCTAAAGCCTCGCTGAAGCCGGTTTCCCTGCACGAAATCATTGAAAACTCTCTGAGACTGGCTGAGCAGCAACTGGCTCAGCACGCAATAAAACTGGAACGCAATCTAGGCGCTAAGCGGCACATCATCGAAGCCGATGCCGAGCAGTTGAACCAGACATTCGTTAATTTTTTCCTCAATGCCGTTCACGCGATGGAGAAGGGCGGAGCCCTGACAGTACGAACCGCAAACGTCAATATTCCGCTGATGAGCGGAGCCCAGTCTGGCGACTGCATTCAGGTGGATATTCAGGATACCGGCTGCGGTATTGCTCCGGAGAACTTGAGCAAGATTTTCGATCCGTTCTTTACCACCAAAGAGGATGGTGTCGGGTTGGGCCTTTCCGTCTCGCACGGAATTATTCAGGAACACAATGGTGTGATTGATGTAGAAAGCGAAAAAGGGAAGGGCACGGTGTTTCGTGTGCAATTCCCGTTGTTGAAAACGCAGGAGAAAAAAGAAGAATGA